In a single window of the Dreissena polymorpha isolate Duluth1 chromosome 3, UMN_Dpol_1.0, whole genome shotgun sequence genome:
- the LOC127875170 gene encoding serine/threonine/tyrosine-interacting protein B-like isoform X2, translating into MAEASTTSKMLKPDESVDWCYSMRRDMQEIISGLFLGPYASAMKAKLSCLLDRGITHIVCIRQSIESHFIRPNFPDTFRYLVLDIADTFTENIIRYFSQFRDFIDECFQRGGRVLVHGNGGISRSASLVIAYVMEKFGLSYRNASAYVQQRRFCINPNEHFCQQLKVSRSLKLSVMQDGSYPVTRDHTKDH; encoded by the exons ATGGCTGAAGCTAGTACTACATCCAAAATGTTAAAACCAGACGAATCTGTG GACTGGTGTTATAGCATGAGAAGGGATATGCAG gaGATAATATCAGGGTTGTTTTTGGGTCCATATGCATCAGCTATGAAAGCTAAG CTGTCCTGTCTACTAGACCGTGGTATCACCCACATTGTGTGTATACGACAGAGTATCGAGTCCCATTTCATCAGACCCAACTTCCCCGATACCTTTAG GTACTTGGTTTTGGACATAGCTGATACCTTCACAGAGAATATTATAAGGTACTTCTCACAG TTCCGAGACTTCATTGATGAATGTTTTCAACGTGGAGGACGGGTGCTAGTTCACGGTAATGGAGGAATCTCACGAAG tgCTTCATTGGTGATTGCTTATGTTATGGAAAAGTTTGGCTTGTCATACAG AAATGCCTCAGCTTACGTTCAGCAAAGAAGGTTTTGCATCAATCCAAATGAACACTTCTGTCAGCAGCTCAAGGTATCACG GAGTTTGAAGCTCTCAGTGATGCAAGACGGATCATATCCTGTGACCAGGGACCACACAAAG GATCATTGA
- the LOC127872390 gene encoding UPF0669 protein C6orf120 homolog has translation MRFILQIFVFVTWCTTSVFSTWEVLQTVQGTIGAENYTYYRVTRPGRLLIELKTLQGDADLYITAKTDLKPTFENIHNDFESSSCGLDSVEIDDSYPRPFGVGVYGHFIFEVSTFELSVIQLPELEEWGYDHLTEHYYNYEAADHLFLNYDASDYMYRDVKGHLKKHSKTKTETASSSSAGYESYDEEESAGSIIWQILLTFLKVIFEVIL, from the coding sequence ATGAGATTCATCCTTCAGATATTTGTGTTTGTGACATGGTGCACTACCAGTGTTTTCTCCACATGGGAAGTTCTGCAGACTGTTCAAGGAACTATTGGAGCTGAGAACTACACATACTACCGAGTAACTCGTCCCGGTCGTTTATTGATCGAATTAAAAACTCTTCAAGGGGATGCTGACCTTTACATAACTGCCAAAACTGATCTCAAACCCACCTTTGAAAATATTCATAACGACTTTGAGTCCTCTTCATGTGGTTTAGATAGTGTAGAAATCGATGATTCATACCCCAGACCATTTGGCGTTGGCGTGTACGGCCATTTTATATTTGAGGTTTCTACTTTCGAGCTGTCAGTGATTCAGCTGCCAGAGTTAGAGGAATGGGGCTACGATCATTTGACAGAGCACTACTACAACTATGAGGCGGCTGATCACTTGTTTCTCAACTACGACGCCTCTGATTACATGTACAGGGATGTGAAAGGGCATCTGAAAAAGCATAGCAAAACAAAAACTGAGACTGCATCTTCATCTTCTGCGGGCTATGAAAGTTATGATGAGGAGGAGAGTGCTGGTTCCATCATCTGGCAGATATTGTTGACTTTCCTGAAAGTCATTTTCGAAGTAATTCTGTGA
- the LOC127875170 gene encoding serine/threonine/tyrosine-interacting protein B-like isoform X1, translating to MAEASTTSKMLKPDESVDWCYSMRRDMQEIISGLFLGPYASAMKAKLSCLLDRGITHIVCIRQSIESHFIRPNFPDTFRYLVLDIADTFTENIIRYFSQFRDFIDECFQRGGRVLVHGNGGISRSASLVIAYVMEKFGLSYRNASAYVQQRRFCINPNEHFCQQLKEFEALSDARRIISCDQGPHKGSLKRKYENDTEEDLHMDEEMS from the exons ATGGCTGAAGCTAGTACTACATCCAAAATGTTAAAACCAGACGAATCTGTG GACTGGTGTTATAGCATGAGAAGGGATATGCAG gaGATAATATCAGGGTTGTTTTTGGGTCCATATGCATCAGCTATGAAAGCTAAG CTGTCCTGTCTACTAGACCGTGGTATCACCCACATTGTGTGTATACGACAGAGTATCGAGTCCCATTTCATCAGACCCAACTTCCCCGATACCTTTAG GTACTTGGTTTTGGACATAGCTGATACCTTCACAGAGAATATTATAAGGTACTTCTCACAG TTCCGAGACTTCATTGATGAATGTTTTCAACGTGGAGGACGGGTGCTAGTTCACGGTAATGGAGGAATCTCACGAAG tgCTTCATTGGTGATTGCTTATGTTATGGAAAAGTTTGGCTTGTCATACAG AAATGCCTCAGCTTACGTTCAGCAAAGAAGGTTTTGCATCAATCCAAATGAACACTTCTGTCAGCAGCTCAAG GAGTTTGAAGCTCTCAGTGATGCAAGACGGATCATATCCTGTGACCAGGGACCACACAAAG GATCATTGAAGCGAAAATATGAAAATGACACAGAGGAAGATTTACACATGGATGAAGAAATGAGCTGA